From a single Brassica rapa cultivar Chiifu-401-42 chromosome A01, CAAS_Brap_v3.01, whole genome shotgun sequence genomic region:
- the LOC103865903 gene encoding putative GATA transcription factor 22: protein MGSSFHYTIDLNDDQIDQPFFSHLGSSLHHNHHHHDDDHLGPSNFSSSSSSLTPSSLSHLPFLINSHQDQIHVGYNNNTFQGFLDPHLSQSLETKKFVSNSGLPSSDQVVPKKETRLKLTIRKKDNHHVHEQVKLMKRKTMITTTENNKQHVSNDQSMNQRNFEGHDQDHLKKISANQYNIVNETGYNGSNNGVIRICSDCNTTKTPLWRSGPRGPKSLCNACGIRQRKARQAAMAAAAATTNSEYLSPPLMKKKMQSKYKRSNEVSNLYSSLAPKVKKCKSMSTSVEEAISVMERTAAETQAKSTMSRSSSTSSSSNNFYYDDLAIILSKSSAYQQGFPQDEKDAAILLMALSYGMVHG from the exons ATGGGTTCGAGTTTTCATTACACTATAGATCTCAATGATGATCAAATCGACCAACCTTTTTTCTCTCATCTTGGATCCTCTCTTCATCATAACCACCATCATCATGATGATGATCATTTAGGTCCTTCtaatttctcttcttcatcatcttctttgacTCCATCATCTCTTTCCCACCTCCCTTTCTTGATCAATTCTCACCAAGATCAAATACATGTTGGGTACAACAACAACACTTTTCAAGGTTTTCTTGATCCTCATCTCTCCCAATCACTCGAG ACCAAGAAGTTTGTATCTAATAGTGGATTACCATCAAGCGATCAAGTGGTGCCAAAGAAGGAGACACGACTAAAATTGACGATACGGAAGAAAGACAATCATCATGTTCATGAACAGGTGAAATTGATGAAGAGGAAGACGATGATCACCACCACCGAGAACAACAAACAACACGTTAGTAACGACCAATCCATGAACCAAAGAAATTTCGAAGGGCATGACCAAGATCATCTCAAGAAAATCTCGGCAAATCAGTACAATATAGTCAACGAAACTGGTTATAACGGAAGCAACAATGGCGTGATTAGGATCTGTTCCGATTGTAACACGACCAAGACTCCTCTTTGGAGAAGTGGTCCGAGAGGTCCCAAG TCTCTATGTAATGCGTGTGGGATAAGGCAAAGGAAGGCGAGGCAGGCCGCTATGGCAGCTGCAGCCGCAACCACAAACTCCGAGTACTTGTCACCACCCCTCATGAAAAAGAAGATGCAAAGCAAGTACAAAAGATCAAATGAAGTTAGCAATCTCTATTCTTCTTTGGCTCCAAAGGTAAAGAAATGTAAGAGCATGAGTACATCGGTGGAGGAGGCAATATCGGTGATGGAGCGCACAGCAGCCGAGACTCAAGCCAAGTCCACTATGTCGAGATCTTCCTCGACATCTTCCTCttcaaacaatttttattatGATGATCTAGCGATAATCTTGAGCAAAAGCTCAGCTTATCAGCAAGGTTTCCCTCAAGATGAGAAGGATGCTGCCATTTTACTAATGGCTTTATCGTACGGAATGGTTCACGGGTGA